In one window of Mucilaginibacter auburnensis DNA:
- a CDS encoding cob(I)yrinic acid a,c-diamide adenosyltransferase, producing the protein MKIYTKTGDKGFTSLIGGTRVAKHNIRIESYGTVDELNAWIGLIADQQIAENHQEILKQIQETLFIIGANLAADPERSKMTLPELTATDIQLLEETIDSMDNELPQLTHFILPGGNTTVSYTHLARCVCRRAERIVTHLAEESKVNELIIIYLNRLSDYLFVLGRKLASELNIAENQWIPSAKKNKKIY; encoded by the coding sequence ATGAAGATATATACCAAAACGGGCGATAAAGGTTTTACCTCACTTATAGGAGGCACACGTGTTGCCAAGCATAACATTAGAATAGAGAGCTACGGTACTGTTGACGAACTGAATGCCTGGATAGGTCTGATAGCCGACCAGCAGATAGCAGAAAATCATCAGGAAATTTTAAAACAAATACAGGAAACGCTGTTTATAATAGGTGCTAATTTAGCTGCAGATCCCGAACGTTCTAAAATGACGTTGCCGGAGTTGACGGCAACGGATATACAACTGCTGGAGGAAACAATTGACAGCATGGATAATGAATTGCCACAGTTAACGCATTTTATTTTGCCGGGAGGTAACACCACTGTATCATACACGCATTTGGCGCGTTGCGTTTGCCGCAGAGCTGAACGAATTGTTACCCATTTGGCGGAGGAAAGTAAGGTTAACGAATTGATTATTATTTACCTTAACAGATTGAGTGACTACCTGTTTGTGCTGGGGCGCAAGCTGGCAAGCGAATTAAATATAGCTGAAAATCAATGGATTCCGAGCGCAAAAAAAAATAAAAAAATATATTGA
- a CDS encoding DUF2795 domain-containing protein, which translates to MYWTLELASHLEDAPWPATKDELIDYAIRSGAPVEVIENLQALEDDGEPYENIEEIWPDYPTKDDFFFNEDEY; encoded by the coding sequence ATGTACTGGACACTTGAATTAGCATCTCACCTGGAGGATGCACCATGGCCTGCCACAAAAGACGAATTAATTGACTACGCTATACGTTCAGGCGCTCCTGTAGAGGTTATTGAGAACCTGCAGGCTTTAGAGGATGATGGCGAGCCTTACGAGAATATTGAAGAAATATGGCCTGATTACCCTACAAAAGATGACTTCTTTTTTAACGAAGACGAATATTAA
- a CDS encoding lmo0937 family membrane protein has translation MRGLLYIIAVILVIGWALGFFVYSAGGIIHTLLVIAIIALILGVIRRA, from the coding sequence ATGAGAGGTTTATTGTACATTATTGCTGTAATACTGGTTATTGGCTGGGCACTTGGATTTTTTGTTTACTCTGCCGGAGGTATTATACATACATTGCTTGTTATAGCTATCATTGCGTTAATTTTAGGAGTTATCCGCAGGGCTTAG
- the dprA gene encoding DNA-processing protein DprA, with translation MSQVHQIALTFLNNIGPASAKALMSYFGDAETIFTIPVKKLLKVPGIGEKTVAALNIDEALRKAEVEMRFVEKQDIEVIFYTDARYPKRLKNCVDSPVLLYSKGKANFNNARVVSIVGTRNITEYGRDLCRQLVEELRQYDVLIISGLALGVDVAAHKECLKHNVPTIGVVGHGLDRLYPAANRSTADKMLENGGLLSEYPSGTKPDRENFPQRNRIVAGMADATVVIEAGIKGGALITAEIANSYNRDVFAFPGRIDDVYSEGCNFLIRHNKAGLLTCAADLAFSMGWERTEDSKPVEQFMLPFDLSADEQDIFNLLQQHKTPVAIDDLSIKINKPVSQIAMNLLNMEMQGYIRSLPGKMYKLI, from the coding sequence ATGTCGCAAGTACATCAAATAGCATTAACATTTTTAAACAATATAGGTCCCGCTTCGGCAAAAGCGCTGATGAGTTATTTTGGCGACGCAGAAACCATATTTACAATTCCGGTTAAAAAATTACTTAAAGTGCCGGGGATAGGCGAGAAGACCGTAGCCGCGCTAAATATTGACGAGGCTTTGAGAAAAGCAGAAGTCGAAATGCGTTTTGTTGAAAAACAAGATATTGAGGTGATATTTTATACAGATGCCAGGTATCCAAAGCGCTTAAAAAACTGTGTAGACAGCCCTGTACTGCTTTATAGTAAGGGTAAAGCAAATTTCAATAATGCGCGCGTGGTTAGCATAGTTGGCACCCGCAACATTACAGAATATGGCAGAGATTTGTGCCGCCAATTGGTAGAAGAATTGCGGCAATATGATGTACTTATTATTAGTGGGCTTGCGCTGGGGGTCGATGTGGCTGCACACAAGGAGTGCCTTAAGCACAATGTGCCCACTATTGGTGTGGTGGGCCATGGGTTAGACAGATTATACCCTGCGGCAAATCGGTCAACTGCTGATAAGATGTTAGAGAATGGCGGTTTGTTGAGCGAATACCCATCCGGAACGAAACCGGATAGAGAGAATTTTCCGCAGCGTAACCGTATAGTTGCAGGCATGGCTGATGCTACTGTTGTTATTGAAGCAGGTATAAAAGGAGGAGCTTTGATAACGGCAGAAATTGCTAACTCCTACAATCGAGATGTTTTTGCCTTTCCGGGTAGAATAGACGATGTATATAGCGAAGGGTGTAATTTTTTAATACGTCACAACAAAGCCGGCTTATTAACCTGCGCTGCCGATCTGGCATTCAGCATGGGATGGGAGCGAACGGAAGATAGCAAGCCGGTAGAACAGTTTATGTTGCCATTTGACCTATCGGCAGATGAGCAAGATATATTTAACCTTTTGCAGCAACATAAAACACCCGTTGCCATTGACGATCTAAGTATTAAAATAAATAAGCCGGTTAGTCAAATAGCAATGAACCTGTTAAATATGGAGATGCAGGGTTATATACGGTCGTTGCCTGGGAAGATGTATAAACTGATTTAG
- a CDS encoding BlaI/MecI/CopY family transcriptional regulator has product MTIKELTKAEEQIMQILWQLGEGIVKDILEQMDEPKPAYNTVSTVVRVLEGKGFISHKVYGNSHVYFPLVTEAAYKKFTFDKMMNNYFSNSYQSLVSFIANEKKLDVNQLDELTQLIEDLKKKKK; this is encoded by the coding sequence ATGACAATTAAAGAACTAACCAAAGCAGAAGAGCAGATAATGCAGATACTTTGGCAATTAGGTGAAGGTATTGTAAAAGATATATTGGAACAAATGGACGAGCCTAAGCCTGCTTATAATACCGTTTCTACCGTAGTAAGAGTGCTGGAAGGTAAAGGATTTATAAGCCATAAAGTGTACGGCAATTCGCATGTGTACTTTCCGCTGGTAACGGAGGCGGCATACAAAAAGTTCACTTTTGATAAGATGATGAACAATTATTTCAGCAACTCCTATCAAAGTTTAGTATCGTTTATTGCCAACGAGAAGAAGCTGGATGTAAACCAACTGGACGAATTGACCCAACTGATTGAGGACCTTAAAAAGAAGAAAAAATGA
- a CDS encoding M56 family metallopeptidase, with protein sequence MNWLYYLAEANLYLCVFYLAYCIFFSKETHYQLNRFYLLFSCLAAFVLPLVQVNALKPPVVQKVQVFDYTALPTTESVAIIKPVEPAKPILSSLTFDNFLMAAYVAGALIVLVILIVKLYSIFKLTHHKKATYGNYNVVYLDDTETAFSFFNYLFVGTTAAGTDTIITHEMVHIRQRHSADIMFLELIKVMCWFNPVVYLLQNSLKTIHEYIADEKAAAADEDTIAYSTFLLNNAYGTGGLSITHSFFNYNLLKKRIIMLNQQRSGNLARLKYLITLPACAGMLCASTLAFSKTYGWHIGKMRVETETNGNLINLHADTLKTKKGYKYSETIYTKDGVKRATVTFYEDGGKKTSFNSAPMSPATANLLIGKYGYMFPNGTMPPPPPAPREKVGKIKFPPPVLKDKNGKLLPMKPMPKVDQVKFPPPPTGNLKTSSTGYQYEETGYLVRKTQNYRVIIHEKDGEQKEYYKSTAKKADLKLLKEKYGYVFPDMQLYDQLPPPPPSAPENN encoded by the coding sequence ATGAACTGGCTGTATTACCTGGCAGAAGCTAACTTATACTTATGTGTATTTTATTTGGCCTACTGCATTTTTTTCTCTAAAGAAACTCATTATCAACTTAACAGGTTTTATTTACTGTTTAGTTGTTTAGCTGCATTTGTTTTGCCGCTTGTACAGGTCAATGCGTTGAAGCCGCCGGTTGTGCAAAAAGTACAGGTATTTGATTACACTGCCCTTCCAACAACTGAATCGGTAGCAATTATAAAGCCGGTTGAGCCCGCTAAGCCTATATTAAGCAGTTTAACATTTGATAACTTCCTGATGGCAGCTTATGTAGCAGGTGCGCTAATAGTATTAGTTATTTTAATTGTTAAGTTGTATAGCATTTTCAAACTCACCCACCATAAAAAAGCAACCTATGGCAACTATAATGTAGTTTATCTTGATGATACAGAAACTGCCTTTTCCTTTTTTAACTATCTGTTTGTAGGAACAACAGCTGCAGGAACCGATACTATTATAACGCATGAGATGGTACATATCCGCCAAAGGCATTCTGCCGATATTATGTTTTTGGAGTTGATCAAAGTGATGTGTTGGTTTAATCCGGTGGTGTACTTGCTACAAAATAGTTTAAAAACCATACATGAATATATAGCGGACGAAAAAGCCGCAGCTGCCGACGAAGATACCATTGCTTACTCAACCTTTTTGCTCAATAATGCCTATGGCACAGGCGGTTTATCTATCACACATTCCTTCTTCAATTATAACCTTTTAAAAAAGAGAATCATTATGTTAAATCAACAACGCTCGGGTAATTTAGCCAGGCTAAAGTACCTTATCACATTGCCCGCATGCGCGGGTATGCTCTGCGCCTCAACTCTGGCATTCAGTAAAACTTATGGCTGGCATATTGGCAAAATGCGCGTTGAGACAGAGACTAACGGAAATTTAATTAATCTTCATGCTGATACCCTAAAAACAAAAAAGGGGTATAAGTACAGCGAAACCATTTATACAAAAGATGGCGTTAAGCGAGCGACAGTTACTTTTTATGAAGATGGAGGAAAAAAAACAAGTTTCAATTCTGCACCAATGTCACCTGCTACCGCCAATTTATTAATAGGCAAATATGGATACATGTTTCCAAATGGAACCATGCCTCCGCCACCGCCGGCCCCTCGTGAAAAGGTTGGAAAGATAAAATTTCCGCCACCGGTTTTAAAAGACAAAAACGGAAAACTATTACCTATGAAACCTATGCCAAAGGTTGACCAGGTTAAGTTTCCGCCGCCACCAACAGGCAACTTAAAAACCAGCAGTACCGGCTACCAGTATGAAGAAACTGGTTATTTGGTTAGAAAAACGCAAAACTACAGAGTTATTATACATGAAAAGGACGGCGAACAAAAGGAATACTATAAAAGCACTGCTAAAAAAGCCGATCTGAAATTGCTGAAAGAAAAGTATGGCTATGTTTTTCCGGATATGCAACTCTACGATCAACTTCCCCCGCCGCCACCATCTGCACCTGAAAACAATTAA
- a CDS encoding toxin-antitoxin system YwqK family antitoxin, translating into MRKISEVGKYFTLIVLFCGLQVCFAQTAVVRKNKISAFVTEKYNTVITADKQIKQGQYQAFYKNKVVIAQGSYKDDKRIGLWRFFNKTQQLTQVYNYDAGKLLFELPEEERSNFKYIIDKVVNDSVTITKPYKIGGRYFGYLPYLKFFTMPEDLRGEAYEKIAVEMELFISPMGRVADFKFRIKAPFYSATINIDPNILLTEDKIFTPATYNKEPISSRIVVNCYINNRGEPDMD; encoded by the coding sequence TTGAGAAAAATTAGCGAAGTGGGCAAATATTTTACTTTAATAGTGCTGTTTTGTGGCTTACAGGTTTGTTTTGCCCAAACTGCGGTGGTGCGTAAAAACAAAATAAGCGCTTTTGTAACTGAAAAATACAATACCGTTATTACTGCCGATAAACAAATAAAACAGGGGCAGTATCAGGCGTTTTACAAAAATAAAGTGGTAATTGCTCAGGGTAGCTATAAGGACGATAAAAGAATAGGCTTGTGGCGTTTCTTTAATAAAACCCAACAACTAACGCAGGTTTATAATTACGATGCCGGTAAACTGCTTTTTGAATTGCCGGAAGAAGAGCGTTCCAATTTTAAATATATTATTGATAAAGTTGTTAACGACAGCGTAACTATTACTAAGCCCTACAAAATAGGAGGCAGGTATTTTGGCTATTTGCCTTATCTGAAATTTTTTACTATGCCGGAAGATCTAAGAGGGGAAGCATACGAAAAAATAGCTGTAGAAATGGAGTTATTTATAAGCCCGATGGGGCGGGTGGCTGACTTCAAATTTAGGATCAAAGCACCTTTTTATTCTGCCACAATCAACATTGATCCTAATATCCTTTTAACCGAAGACAAAATATTTACCCCGGCTACTTATAACAAAGAACCCATATCAAGTCGCATTGTTGTAAATTGTTACATAAACAACCGTGGCGAGCCTGATATGGATTGA
- a CDS encoding acyl-CoA thioesterase yields the protein MSSPIDVQPYKPVSFSETVITELMIPSYSNFGGKIHGGILLSLMDKVAYVCAAKHAGNYCVTASIDTVDFLQPVEVGELVSLMASVNYVGKTSLVVGIRVISENIKTNTVQHTNTSYFTMVAKDESNKPVMIPGLILQTRDQVRRFIEAKRRKEIKQSYKQEVDAIEVPDEYEQCRDLLAGERCYVAQ from the coding sequence ATGTCTTCCCCAATTGATGTTCAGCCTTATAAACCGGTTAGTTTTTCAGAAACCGTGATCACCGAACTCATGATACCCTCCTATTCCAACTTCGGCGGAAAGATACATGGTGGTATATTATTATCATTAATGGACAAGGTAGCTTACGTATGCGCAGCAAAGCACGCAGGCAATTATTGTGTTACCGCATCAATTGATACCGTTGATTTTTTACAGCCGGTTGAGGTTGGCGAATTGGTTTCGCTTATGGCATCAGTTAATTATGTGGGTAAAACTTCTCTGGTGGTGGGCATCCGCGTTATATCCGAAAACATTAAAACCAATACCGTACAACACACTAACACCAGCTACTTTACCATGGTAGCTAAAGACGAAAGCAACAAACCAGTTATGATACCCGGCCTTATACTCCAAACCCGCGATCAGGTGCGAAGATTTATTGAGGCCAAGCGCCGTAAGGAGATCAAGCAAAGCTACAAACAGGAAGTTGATGCCATTGAGGTGCCTGATGAGTACGAACAATGCCGGGACCTGTTGGCCGGAGAACGTTGCTATGTAGCGCAATAA
- a CDS encoding TolB family protein: MVRKLFYLMALLCCTESGLLAQSIGIFEGQSRIGATTGKAVYEEQSQNYTLTSAGGNASVEDDPAYFLWRKIKGDFIITANVKFIPTVAANRYTKIGMMFRTGLDDHAKFIDVAKRGGQAAAMQYKTTVSGEVKSNVSNPDVMQLERRGNVFRMWVAKQGDPFTVDSTTINYIEDEGYVGIFYVGAKTKGAAKVVFSNVRITVPAKVGFKPYTDYIGSNIEILDLATKNRRVIYQYNKSIQAPNWTRDGKKLLYNQDDLLYTYDLATNKATLLNTGDVKRNNNDHVISFNGKMLAISSFGPRGGPDNGRSIGYVVPITGGQPKRITTIAPSYIHSWSPDDKAIVFMSTRDGNSDIYSVSPEGGLETRLTTDPAYDDGCEYTPDGKYIYFNSARTGHMQIWRMKPDGSEQTQVTHSEFNDWFPHISPDGKWIVYISFLQNEVGPADHPFYRHVYLQRMPVNGGKPEVIAYLYGGQGTINTPSFAPDGKHLAFVSNTDLLFPLFPIEYQKK; this comes from the coding sequence ATGGTACGAAAGCTATTTTATTTGATGGCGCTTTTGTGTTGCACAGAATCTGGCTTATTGGCCCAGTCAATAGGCATATTTGAAGGACAAAGCAGAATTGGAGCAACAACAGGAAAAGCTGTTTATGAAGAACAGAGTCAAAATTACACACTGACAAGCGCTGGTGGCAACGCATCTGTCGAAGACGATCCAGCTTATTTTTTATGGCGTAAAATAAAAGGCGATTTTATAATTACTGCCAATGTTAAATTTATACCAACAGTAGCTGCTAACAGATACACAAAAATAGGTATGATGTTCAGGACGGGGCTTGATGATCATGCTAAATTTATTGATGTTGCCAAACGTGGTGGGCAAGCTGCCGCTATGCAGTACAAAACAACGGTAAGCGGCGAGGTCAAATCAAACGTATCCAATCCTGATGTTATGCAATTGGAACGCAGAGGAAATGTATTCAGAATGTGGGTAGCTAAGCAAGGTGATCCCTTTACAGTAGATTCAACAACAATTAACTATATTGAAGATGAAGGTTATGTTGGGATTTTCTACGTAGGAGCCAAAACAAAAGGCGCCGCCAAAGTGGTTTTTAGTAATGTTAGGATAACAGTTCCGGCCAAAGTGGGATTTAAACCTTACACCGATTATATAGGCAGCAATATTGAAATACTGGACCTTGCAACTAAAAACCGCAGGGTTATCTACCAATATAACAAATCTATCCAGGCTCCTAACTGGACACGCGATGGCAAAAAGCTGCTTTATAATCAGGATGACTTGTTATATACCTACGACCTGGCAACTAATAAGGCAACCCTGCTCAACACTGGCGACGTTAAGCGTAACAACAACGACCATGTTATCTCGTTCAACGGAAAAATGTTAGCCATAAGCAGCTTTGGCCCGCGGGGTGGGCCGGATAATGGGCGATCAATTGGTTATGTGGTGCCCATTACAGGTGGGCAACCAAAACGTATTACCACTATAGCGCCATCATACATTCATAGTTGGTCGCCTGATGATAAGGCAATTGTTTTTATGAGTACCCGGGATGGAAACTCAGATATCTACAGCGTGTCGCCGGAAGGCGGCTTGGAAACCCGTTTAACCACAGATCCCGCTTACGACGACGGATGTGAATACACGCCCGATGGTAAGTACATTTACTTTAATTCAGCACGCACCGGCCATATGCAAATATGGCGCATGAAGCCTGATGGTTCTGAACAAACACAGGTTACTCACAGCGAGTTTAATGACTGGTTTCCTCACATATCTCCTGATGGCAAGTGGATAGTTTACATCTCCTTTTTACAAAACGAGGTCGGCCCTGCAGATCATCCTTTTTATCGCCATGTTTATTTACAGCGCATGCCTGTAAACGGCGGTAAGCCGGAGGTGATTGCTTACCTGTATGGCGGTCAGGGTACCATCAACACACCGTCGTTCGCGCCAGACGGAAAGCACCTTGCTTTTGTAAGTAACACTGATCTTTTGTTTCCGTTATTTCCTATCGAATATCAAAAAAAATAG
- a CDS encoding Gfo/Idh/MocA family protein, translated as MKLRLGMVGGGQGAFIGAVHRIAARIDDDYELVCGAFSSNAEKSKASGIALGIAADRAYGSYEELIEKEKQLPEDQRVQVISIVTPNHAHFGPTKMALENGFHVILDKPMTFSLEEAKELEKVVAASDKLFCLTHTYTGYPMVKEARQLVRTGKLGTIRKVYVEYPQGWLSSFLEGGDNKQASWRTDPGKSGIAGCMGDIGTHAFNLCEYITGLETTQICADLNIVVEGRKLDDDGSVLMKLNNGASVVLTASQIAIGEENNVKIRVYGDKAGLEWEQWDANTLKVKYADKPTEIWRTGAGYVSSFASHNTRTPGGHPEGYLEAFANLYHNFALTIKAGLEGKEASEEAQDFPGVKEGLRGMAFIENVIASGKSDVKWTKFTV; from the coding sequence ATGAAACTAAGACTTGGAATGGTTGGTGGCGGACAAGGTGCCTTTATTGGTGCTGTACATCGTATTGCCGCCCGTATTGATGACGATTATGAATTGGTTTGCGGTGCATTTAGCAGCAACGCAGAAAAATCAAAAGCAAGCGGTATAGCGCTGGGCATTGCAGCGGACAGAGCTTATGGCTCATATGAAGAACTGATTGAGAAAGAAAAACAACTTCCCGAAGATCAGCGTGTTCAGGTTATCAGCATTGTAACACCAAATCACGCGCACTTTGGCCCTACTAAAATGGCCTTAGAAAATGGTTTTCATGTTATATTGGATAAACCCATGACCTTTTCTTTGGAAGAAGCTAAAGAACTGGAAAAAGTTGTAGCAGCAAGCGATAAGTTATTTTGCTTGACCCATACTTACACCGGCTACCCAATGGTAAAAGAAGCTCGTCAGTTGGTACGTACCGGAAAATTAGGCACCATTCGTAAAGTATATGTTGAGTATCCGCAAGGTTGGTTAAGCAGCTTTTTAGAAGGTGGCGATAACAAACAGGCTTCATGGCGTACAGATCCGGGTAAAAGCGGTATTGCAGGTTGTATGGGCGATATAGGCACACATGCTTTCAACTTATGCGAATACATTACCGGTTTAGAAACTACTCAAATTTGTGCCGACCTGAATATTGTGGTTGAAGGCCGTAAGCTAGATGATGATGGTTCTGTTTTAATGAAGCTGAATAACGGTGCCAGCGTAGTGCTAACCGCATCACAAATAGCTATTGGCGAGGAAAATAACGTTAAGATCCGTGTTTACGGCGATAAGGCCGGTTTAGAGTGGGAACAATGGGATGCCAATACCCTTAAAGTTAAATATGCTGATAAACCTACTGAAATATGGCGTACAGGCGCTGGTTATGTAAGTTCGTTTGCCTCACACAACACGCGCACTCCGGGCGGCCACCCGGAAGGTTACCTGGAAGCCTTTGCCAATTTATATCACAACTTTGCCTTAACAATCAAAGCAGGATTAGAAGGTAAGGAGGCATCAGAAGAAGCACAAGATTTCCCTGGTGTTAAAGAAGGTTTACGTGGTATGGCGTTTATTGAAAACGTTATTGCTTCGGGCAAATCAGATGTTAAATGGACTAAATTTACTGTATAA
- a CDS encoding sugar phosphate isomerase/epimerase family protein, which translates to MKTIKGPAIFLAQFLGDKPPFDTLDDICKWAAGLGFKGVQIPTWAGNYFDLQKAAESKTYADEIKGKVASYGLEITELSTHLQGQLVAVHPAYDDLFDGFAPAEYHKNPKARQEWAVQQLKYAAKASNNLGLNAHVTFSGALLWPTVYPWPQRPAGLVETGFTELANRWKPILDVFDENGVDVCYEIHPGEDLHDGISYEMFLEKVNNHSRANLLYDPSHFVLQCLDYLDFIDIYHERIKMFHVKDAEFNPTGRQGVYGGYQNWVERAGRFRSLGDGQVDFKSIFSKMAQYNFGGWAVMEWECAMKHPEDGAREGAIFIKDHIIRVTEKAFDDFAGTGSDEEFNKKVLGIS; encoded by the coding sequence ATGAAAACAATTAAAGGACCTGCTATATTTTTAGCACAGTTTTTAGGTGATAAACCGCCTTTTGACACTTTAGATGATATTTGTAAATGGGCTGCTGGTCTGGGTTTTAAAGGTGTGCAGATACCTACCTGGGCAGGTAACTATTTCGACTTGCAAAAAGCTGCTGAGAGCAAAACTTATGCTGATGAGATAAAAGGCAAAGTTGCCAGCTACGGCTTGGAAATAACCGAACTTTCCACCCACTTGCAAGGCCAGTTAGTGGCTGTACACCCGGCTTATGATGATCTGTTTGACGGATTTGCTCCGGCTGAATATCATAAAAACCCTAAAGCTCGTCAGGAATGGGCTGTGCAGCAATTAAAGTATGCTGCCAAAGCGTCTAACAACTTAGGCTTAAACGCTCACGTTACTTTTAGTGGCGCTTTGTTGTGGCCAACTGTTTACCCGTGGCCTCAGCGCCCTGCCGGTTTGGTAGAGACTGGTTTTACCGAGTTGGCTAACCGTTGGAAACCTATATTGGATGTATTCGACGAAAACGGCGTTGATGTTTGCTACGAAATTCACCCCGGTGAAGACCTGCATGACGGTATCAGCTATGAAATGTTCCTGGAGAAAGTGAACAACCATAGCCGTGCTAACTTACTGTATGATCCATCACACTTTGTGTTACAATGTCTTGATTATCTGGATTTTATTGATATTTACCATGAGCGTATCAAAATGTTCCACGTTAAGGATGCTGAGTTTAACCCAACCGGTCGCCAGGGCGTTTACGGCGGTTACCAAAACTGGGTTGAGCGCGCAGGACGCTTCCGTTCGTTAGGCGATGGTCAGGTTGATTTCAAATCAATATTCAGCAAAATGGCACAATATAACTTCGGCGGATGGGCTGTTATGGAGTGGGAATGTGCTATGAAACATCCGGAAGATGGTGCAAGAGAAGGCGCTATCTTTATCAAGGATCATATTATCCGCGTAACTGAGAAAGCGTTTGACGACTTTGCAGGTACCGGTTCTGATGAAGAATTTAATAAAAAAGTACTGGGAATTAGTTAA
- a CDS encoding MFS transporter, which translates to MQINRPQLFTASCLALMVTGLSFGIRAGTLDTMGAEFNLDKSQLASIASTAFTAFSAVIVLGAFIVDLIGMKRLLVFAFLFHLAGIALTIFATSFTQLYIGTLLVGFANGTIEAACNPLVAGLYTDNKTTKLNHFHLWFPSGIVIGTVVVFLLNKIGITSWQVQVGTMLIPTAIYGFLFSKLDFPVTERVAAGVSYGGMFRAVLNPLFIFMIICMVGTATTELFTGQWIDVLLKNVSDNALLLLTLETGVMIIGRAFAKPILKKVTPQLLLLVSAILATLGLFMFTTVTGPMLYLAALIFGMGVCFFWPTMLGFVNTHIPETGALGLNLMGGAGMFSVGIFTLFMGDYYDKIEKSAGGDQLAAGHAVLNATLIIPIILIVAFTGLIFYMNGRSKKTAAAVQV; encoded by the coding sequence ATGCAAATTAATCGTCCACAATTATTTACAGCAAGTTGTCTTGCTTTGATGGTAACCGGTCTCTCCTTTGGCATACGTGCAGGGACGTTAGATACTATGGGTGCAGAGTTTAATCTAGACAAATCTCAATTGGCATCAATAGCTTCAACCGCTTTCACAGCATTTTCAGCGGTGATAGTGCTGGGCGCATTCATTGTAGACCTTATTGGAATGAAACGTCTGCTTGTTTTTGCCTTTTTGTTCCACCTTGCCGGTATAGCTCTTACAATTTTTGCTACCAGCTTTACGCAGTTGTATATTGGTACTCTACTTGTAGGTTTTGCAAACGGCACAATAGAGGCTGCATGTAATCCGTTAGTTGCAGGTTTATACACAGACAACAAAACAACCAAACTCAACCATTTTCACCTGTGGTTCCCAAGTGGCATTGTGATTGGAACGGTTGTAGTGTTCTTGCTTAATAAAATCGGTATTACAAGCTGGCAGGTTCAGGTTGGTACCATGCTTATACCTACTGCCATTTATGGCTTCTTGTTTTCTAAACTTGATTTCCCTGTAACTGAGCGCGTTGCTGCAGGCGTTAGCTACGGCGGCATGTTCAGAGCTGTTCTTAACCCGCTATTCATCTTTATGATAATTTGCATGGTTGGTACTGCAACAACAGAACTATTCACCGGCCAGTGGATCGACGTATTATTGAAAAATGTTTCTGACAACGCGCTATTGCTGTTAACGTTAGAGACCGGAGTAATGATTATAGGCAGAGCGTTTGCCAAGCCAATTCTTAAAAAAGTTACGCCTCAATTGCTATTATTAGTATCTGCAATCTTAGCCACACTAGGATTATTCATGTTTACAACGGTAACAGGTCCAATGCTTTATCTGGCCGCTCTTATATTTGGAATGGGTGTGTGCTTCTTCTGGCCAACTATGCTTGGTTTTGTAAATACGCACATTCCTGAAACCGGTGCATTAGGTTTGAACCTAATGGGTGGTGCAGGTATGTTTTCTGTAGGTATCTTCACCTTATTTATGGGAGATTATTACGATAAGATAGAAAAAAGTGCAGGCGGCGACCAACTTGCAGCCGGACATGCCGTACTTAATGCAACATTAATTATTCCAATAATATTGATTGTTGCATTTACCGGTTTGATCTTTTATATGAATGGCCGTAGTAAAAAGACAGCTGCTGCAGTTCAAGTATAA